The following are from one region of the Nicotiana tabacum cultivar K326 chromosome 3, ASM71507v2, whole genome shotgun sequence genome:
- the LOC142177524 gene encoding uncharacterized protein LOC142177524, with protein sequence MTSNTIVGALFQEGTSQIRPPYFNGQHFSHWKVRMETYTISYDIKVWRVIKKGNLQIPPKKDKDGEIIVSYDPLDLNDYTEEQADVIQVNTKAKNLLYNTINGEEYEKMSSCETAKEMWDKLEVTYEGTNKVKETRINHLVHDYKLFQMKDGESIEEMFYRFSKILGDLKFFGRPIGSGEQQQHTQYYPTP encoded by the coding sequence ATGACATCAAACACAATTGTTGGAGCACTATTTCAAGAAGGGACTTCTCAGATAAGACCACCATACTTTAATGGCCAACACTTTTCACATTGGAAAGTGCGTATGGAAACCTATACAATCTCATACGACATTAAAGTATGGCGTGTGATAAAAAAGGGAAATCTTCAAATTCCTCCAAAAAAGGATAAAGATGGTGAGATCATAGTATCATATGATCCTCTTGACTTAAATGATTACACTGAAGAACAAGCAGACGTTATTCAAGTGAATACTAAGGCTAAAAATCTCTTATACAATACCATAAATGGTGAAGAGTATGAGAAGATGTCAAGCTGTGAAACTGCTAAAGAAATGTGGGACAAGTTAGAAGTCACATATGAAGGAACCAACAAAGTGAAGGAAACAAGAATAAATCACCTGGTGCATGACTATAaattatttcaaatgaaagacGGAGAATCAATTGAAGAAATGTTCTATCGATTCAGCAAAATTCTTGGGGATTTGAAATTTTTTGGTAGACCAATCGGAAGTggagaacaacaacaacatactcagtattATCCCACGCCgtag